One region of Eupeodes corollae chromosome 1, idEupCoro1.1, whole genome shotgun sequence genomic DNA includes:
- the LOC129943146 gene encoding uncharacterized protein LOC129943146, with protein MDDDFTDYEVLHNYYEDEEEFASPTPSPFPEPVANSWEVSQVQEKDQRSFPEEKTDSSNQVQQKLQSEAISLLKEINKPREEKTYATLTCELVRQDMESLPDLEQRALRKELFELVDRFVARNRDRGAD; from the exons ATGGACGATg ATTTCACGGACTACGAAGTTCTACATAATTATTATGAGGATGAAGAAGAATTTGCCTCACCAACTCCTTCACCTTTTCCCGAACCAGTTGCCAATTCCTGGGAAGTTTCACAAGTCCAGGAGAAAGACCAGAGATCATTTCCCGAAGAAAAAACAG ATTCTTCTAATCAAGTTCAACAAAAGCTCCAGTCGGAAGCGATTTCTCTATTAAAAGAGATAAACAAACCTAGAGAAGAAAAGACATACGCAACTCTGACGTGTGAACTTGTGCGACAGGATATGGAGTCCTTGCCGGATTTAGAGCAGCGTGCTTTACGCAAAGAACTCTTTGAACTGGTCGATCGATTCGTTGCCCGAAATCGTGATCGAGGTGCAGACTAG